Proteins from a single region of Catenulispora acidiphila DSM 44928:
- a CDS encoding alpha/beta fold hydrolase: MTSHLPRLRQKRLAIPAVLAAAALVVPAVATASAAPAPLSATASGSARHAPKPTVVLVHGAFADSSSWNGVITRLEHDGYPVIAAANPLRSLDGDAAYVSSILSTIPGPVILVGHSYGGEVITNAAVGHTNVKALVYIAAFAPDQGESALQLTGMNPGSQLGAALVVRPYAAGADSGKDGYVDQTKFHAVFAADVPASTADLMAAEQRPVSLAALQDPSGVPAWKTIPSWYLVAGADQAIPAATEKFMAQRAGAHTVVVPGASHAVMVSHPDQAESLIVKAAKATG; encoded by the coding sequence ATGACGTCTCATCTGCCCCGCCTGCGCCAGAAGCGCTTGGCGATACCCGCCGTCCTGGCCGCCGCCGCGCTCGTCGTGCCCGCCGTCGCGACCGCCTCGGCCGCGCCGGCTCCGCTCTCGGCGACGGCGTCCGGCTCGGCGCGGCACGCGCCGAAGCCGACCGTCGTGCTGGTCCACGGCGCCTTCGCCGACTCCTCCAGCTGGAACGGCGTCATCACCCGCCTGGAACACGACGGCTATCCGGTCATCGCCGCCGCCAACCCGCTGCGCAGCCTGGACGGCGACGCGGCCTACGTCTCCAGCATCCTGAGCACCATCCCCGGACCGGTCATCCTGGTCGGCCACTCCTATGGCGGCGAGGTCATCACCAACGCCGCCGTCGGACACACGAATGTCAAGGCCCTGGTATACATCGCGGCCTTCGCTCCGGACCAGGGCGAGAGCGCCTTGCAGCTGACCGGGATGAACCCCGGTAGCCAGCTCGGTGCGGCGCTGGTCGTGCGGCCGTACGCCGCCGGCGCGGACAGCGGCAAGGACGGGTACGTCGACCAGACGAAGTTCCACGCCGTGTTCGCCGCGGACGTTCCGGCGTCCACCGCCGACCTGATGGCGGCCGAACAGCGGCCGGTGTCGCTGGCCGCGCTCCAGGACCCCAGCGGCGTCCCGGCGTGGAAGACCATCCCGAGCTGGTACCTGGTCGCCGGCGCCGACCAGGCGATCCCGGCCGCCACCGAGAAGTTCATGGCGCAGCGCGCCGGTGCTCACACAGTCGTCGTCCCGGGCGCCTCGCACGCGGTTATGGTCTCTCACCCCGACCAAGCCGAGAGCCTGATCGTCAAGGCCGCCAAGGCCACCGGCTGA
- a CDS encoding cupin domain-containing protein, producing the protein MIQQFPDDTFPDGKAEAFWFLGGQSRILVPGSETGGALSVMEFLDTAGHAPPRHIHEDEDEVWIVLDGEVSFFVADKRLDLHTGQIAHGPRGVPHSYLVRSPTARLAVAFAPSRIEGWFSANGTPATPLDEEPAAFDIGSILASADDFRLRVAGPPPTE; encoded by the coding sequence ATGATCCAGCAGTTCCCCGACGACACGTTCCCCGACGGCAAGGCCGAAGCCTTCTGGTTCCTCGGCGGCCAGAGCCGGATCCTGGTGCCCGGCAGCGAGACCGGCGGCGCGCTGAGCGTCATGGAGTTCCTCGACACGGCGGGCCACGCGCCCCCGCGCCACATCCACGAGGACGAGGACGAGGTCTGGATAGTCCTGGACGGCGAGGTCTCCTTCTTCGTCGCCGACAAACGCCTGGACCTGCACACCGGCCAGATCGCGCACGGCCCGCGCGGCGTGCCGCACAGCTACCTCGTCCGCTCGCCGACCGCCCGGCTGGCCGTCGCCTTCGCCCCGTCGCGCATCGAGGGGTGGTTCAGCGCCAACGGCACGCCCGCCACCCCGCTCGACGAGGAGCCCGCCGCCTTCGACATCGGGAGCATCCTCGCCTCCGCGGACGACTTCCGGCTGCGCGTCGCCGGTCCGCCGCCGACCGAGTGA
- a CDS encoding alpha/beta fold hydrolase, which yields MKYLHAVFRPGAVLALAAASAVGLVATTITTGAAHAATASSPTASSLEQMPAGFSEHKTDVGGIGIDYVIGGHGPTLVLLHGYPQTWYEWRDVMPALAEHYTVIAPDLPGAGRSDAPATGYDKKDLAADIHGLLAEIGHDHDIRLVGHDIGTMVAYSYAAAYPRDVTKLVLSEAPIPDPSIYTYPSLTADGPGAWHFGFFALTNGLPEQLISGREELWTSKFVDDLEVVKGAVTPNDIDVFSSYLKDPAHLEAGLQWFRTLPQDMTNDAVYQKTKLTMPVLAIGASGSLGKAVPDQVRQYAKHVTGVVVPDSGHWMYEEHPAEMAHILLDFLGRN from the coding sequence GTGAAGTACCTCCATGCCGTTTTCCGGCCGGGCGCCGTCCTCGCCCTCGCCGCGGCGTCGGCCGTCGGGCTGGTCGCCACCACGATCACCACCGGCGCCGCGCACGCCGCGACGGCGTCCTCACCCACTGCCTCTTCCCTCGAGCAGATGCCGGCCGGGTTCAGCGAGCACAAGACCGATGTCGGCGGGATCGGCATCGACTATGTGATCGGCGGCCACGGCCCGACTCTGGTCCTGCTGCACGGATACCCGCAGACCTGGTACGAGTGGCGCGACGTCATGCCGGCGCTGGCCGAGCACTACACGGTCATCGCCCCCGACCTGCCCGGCGCGGGCCGCAGCGACGCCCCGGCCACGGGCTATGACAAGAAGGACCTGGCCGCCGACATCCACGGTCTGCTCGCCGAGATCGGCCACGACCACGACATCCGGCTGGTCGGCCACGACATCGGCACGATGGTCGCCTACTCCTACGCCGCGGCCTACCCGCGCGACGTCACCAAGCTCGTGCTCAGCGAGGCGCCGATCCCGGACCCGAGCATCTACACCTACCCCTCGCTGACCGCCGACGGTCCCGGCGCCTGGCACTTCGGGTTCTTCGCGCTCACCAACGGCCTTCCCGAGCAGCTCATCAGCGGTCGGGAGGAGCTGTGGACGAGCAAGTTCGTCGACGACCTGGAAGTCGTCAAGGGCGCCGTCACGCCGAACGACATCGATGTGTTCTCCAGCTACCTGAAGGACCCGGCGCACCTTGAGGCCGGCCTCCAGTGGTTCCGGACCCTGCCGCAGGACATGACGAACGACGCGGTCTACCAGAAGACCAAGCTCACCATGCCGGTGCTGGCGATCGGCGCCTCCGGGAGCCTCGGCAAGGCGGTGCCCGACCAGGTGCGCCAGTACGCCAAGCACGTCACCGGGGTCGTCGTCCCCGACTCGGGCCACTGGATGTACGAGGAACACCCCGCCGAGATGGCGCACATCCTGCTCGACTTCCTGGGGAGGAATTGA
- a CDS encoding oxidoreductase, whose product MDLHLTGKTAIVTGASRGIGLAVARTLVAEGARVVAGAREITPELKALAADGEVLAVDLDLTAPQGPAELIAAAVLAYGGLDILVNNVGAVRPRTEGFLAVTDEDWAATLAVNFLAAVRTTRAALPSLIERGTAAIVTVSSVNAFLPDPLVIDYSAAKAALTNFCKSLSKQVGPQGVRVNTVSPGPVTTGLWLAEEGVAATVARATGGTAQDIAKQAAGDAVTGRFTHPEEVADLVAFLASDRAANITGSDIVIDGGLVSTL is encoded by the coding sequence ATGGACCTGCACCTGACCGGCAAGACCGCGATCGTCACCGGCGCCAGCCGCGGCATCGGACTGGCGGTCGCCCGCACCCTGGTCGCCGAGGGGGCGCGGGTGGTCGCCGGCGCCCGCGAGATCACCCCCGAGCTGAAGGCGCTCGCCGCCGACGGAGAGGTCCTGGCGGTCGATCTGGATCTGACCGCGCCGCAGGGTCCGGCCGAGCTGATCGCGGCCGCCGTCCTCGCCTACGGCGGCCTGGACATCCTGGTCAACAACGTCGGGGCGGTCCGGCCGCGGACCGAGGGCTTCCTGGCCGTGACCGACGAGGACTGGGCCGCGACGCTGGCCGTCAACTTCCTGGCCGCCGTCCGCACCACGCGGGCCGCACTCCCCTCCCTGATCGAGCGCGGCACGGCGGCCATCGTCACCGTCAGCTCCGTCAACGCCTTCCTGCCCGACCCGCTCGTCATCGACTACAGCGCCGCCAAGGCCGCGCTGACCAACTTCTGCAAGTCGTTGTCCAAGCAGGTCGGTCCGCAGGGCGTCCGGGTCAACACCGTCAGCCCCGGACCGGTGACCACCGGGCTGTGGCTGGCCGAGGAGGGCGTCGCGGCGACCGTCGCCCGGGCCACCGGCGGCACCGCCCAGGACATCGCCAAGCAAGCCGCCGGCGACGCCGTCACCGGCCGGTTCACCCACCCCGAGGAGGTCGCGGACCTCGTCGCCTTCTTGGCCAGCGATCGCGCCGCCAACATCACCGGGTCCGACATCGTCATCGACGGCGGGCTGGTCAGCACCCTGTAA
- a CDS encoding alpha/beta fold hydrolase yields the protein MTTPTPVVFIHGLWLHATSWEPWIDLFQKEGYDASAPGWPGDPDTVEEARANPESIADHGIDAVVDHYASIIKDLPVAPILIGHSFGGMIAQKLLGQNLAAAAVAIDAAQIKGVLPLPLSALRATLPVFKNPANKHRAVSLTAEQFRYAFGNALSAEESDALYERWTIPAPGKPLFEAAAANFNPHSPAKVDTANELRGPLLLMTGGKDHTVPEAVTRATLKQYRHSEAVTDILDFPDRGHSLTIDGRWREVADTALDWLRRQEL from the coding sequence ATGACGACACCGACCCCCGTCGTTTTCATCCACGGACTGTGGCTGCACGCCACGTCCTGGGAGCCCTGGATCGACCTGTTCCAGAAGGAGGGTTACGACGCCTCCGCACCGGGCTGGCCCGGCGACCCCGACACCGTCGAGGAAGCCCGCGCCAACCCCGAGAGCATCGCCGACCACGGCATCGACGCCGTGGTCGACCACTATGCCTCGATCATCAAGGACCTGCCGGTCGCGCCGATCCTGATCGGGCACTCCTTCGGCGGCATGATCGCCCAGAAGCTTCTGGGCCAGAACCTGGCCGCGGCCGCCGTCGCGATCGACGCCGCGCAGATCAAGGGCGTCCTGCCCCTGCCGCTGTCGGCGCTGCGCGCCACGCTGCCGGTGTTCAAGAACCCGGCGAACAAGCACCGCGCGGTGTCGCTGACCGCCGAGCAGTTCCGCTACGCGTTCGGCAACGCGCTGAGCGCGGAGGAGTCGGACGCACTGTACGAGCGCTGGACGATCCCCGCGCCAGGCAAGCCGTTGTTCGAAGCCGCCGCGGCCAACTTCAACCCGCACTCGCCGGCCAAGGTCGACACCGCCAACGAGCTGCGCGGTCCGCTGCTGCTGATGACCGGCGGCAAGGACCACACCGTCCCGGAGGCGGTGACCCGCGCGACGCTCAAGCAGTACCGGCACTCCGAGGCGGTCACCGACATCCTCGACTTCCCCGACCGCGGACACTCGCTGACCATCGACGGCCGGTGGCGCGAGGTCGCCGACACCGCCCTGGACTGGCTGCGCCGGCAGGAGCTGTGA
- a CDS encoding ATP-binding protein, with product MALVGRAAETRQLRGHIANVRESGIALVVRGEAGVGKSALLDYAARRAVASGMRVLTTSGVQSETHLPYAGLQQLLRPIRHGIVQIPDRQRAALEAALGGADSTTPDVFLVGLAVLSLIAEAAETAPVLVVVEDSHWLDLSTSHVLAFVARRLESEPIVLVAAAREGFFSSLAGAELPELVLSPLTADAAATLLDSHAPGLDPALRRRVLAEAAGNPLALTELPATAAATTEGTSTPTFWTPLTERLERAFTIRLAGLPALTRTLLQVAALNDSPSLTETLSALARVTDGDVGTDDLTPAVAAKLIEVERGEIRFRHPLMRSAIHQSMSLPERYAAHAALADVIADQEDRRIWHRAAATALPDESIAAQLHAAAVGAEQRGGIGAAVMALDHAARLSQDPVLRVDRLLRAAELAVELGRREVVTKLLDEASRLDLTTQQRARVVWLRGGFDEGLRGRTADTGVLAELAEAVALDGDRDLAIRILWSAAQRCFWTEPGTDARQRVVDVAENLMRDEQLDEHDSWLLAILAYAAPIDRGAVVIERLNRIVATSGHDARMDRMLGTGALMVGSFDLAQRLSAAAAAGLRTQGRLGLLARALGAEASSAVQLGDLSVAIPAAEESGRLARETTQPYLHGLVRAIEAAIAALRGEQARVQTLTAEAEQAGLPVGARPVLARTQMARGLAALGAGRFDEAYTQLRRLHDPADPCYQVALRCFAIADLVDAAAHCGQGAAVAQIMREMEAAALKTPSPVLHAGLRFARALLADDSEAEQLYTAALSADLAGWPFIRARTQLAYGAWLRRQRRAADSRPHLRAARETFDALGVIPWSDRARRELRASGETSRSRSLDARDQLTPQELQIAQMAAGGLTNREIGQKLYLSHRTVSSHLHRIFPKLGVASRSELASMLHLVPDLGESGAGESGSTVT from the coding sequence GTGGCACTGGTCGGTCGGGCCGCCGAGACGCGACAGCTCAGAGGCCACATAGCCAACGTCCGCGAGAGCGGAATCGCCCTGGTGGTGCGCGGTGAAGCCGGCGTGGGGAAGTCCGCGCTGCTGGACTACGCGGCCCGGCGCGCCGTGGCATCCGGGATGCGGGTCCTGACGACCTCGGGGGTGCAGAGCGAGACGCATCTTCCCTACGCCGGACTCCAGCAGCTGCTCCGCCCGATCCGGCATGGGATCGTCCAGATTCCGGACCGCCAGCGTGCGGCATTGGAGGCGGCGCTCGGTGGCGCGGACTCGACCACCCCCGATGTGTTCCTCGTCGGGCTGGCCGTCCTGAGCCTGATCGCCGAAGCCGCGGAGACGGCGCCAGTCCTGGTGGTCGTGGAGGACTCGCACTGGCTGGACCTGTCCACCTCGCACGTCCTGGCCTTCGTCGCCCGGCGGCTGGAATCGGAGCCGATCGTCCTGGTGGCGGCGGCGCGCGAGGGGTTCTTCTCGTCGCTGGCCGGTGCCGAGCTGCCCGAATTGGTCCTGTCGCCGCTGACCGCCGACGCGGCGGCGACCCTTTTGGACTCCCACGCGCCCGGCTTGGATCCGGCGCTGCGCCGCCGGGTGTTGGCTGAGGCCGCGGGCAACCCGCTGGCGTTGACCGAACTGCCGGCCACCGCGGCGGCGACAACCGAGGGCACGTCGACGCCGACCTTCTGGACTCCCCTGACCGAGCGGCTCGAGCGGGCGTTCACGATCCGCCTGGCCGGGCTCCCGGCACTGACCCGCACGCTGCTTCAGGTCGCGGCGCTGAACGACAGCCCTTCGCTGACCGAGACGCTGAGTGCCCTGGCGCGCGTCACCGACGGCGACGTCGGCACTGACGATCTGACGCCGGCGGTCGCGGCGAAGCTGATCGAAGTGGAGCGCGGCGAAATCCGGTTCCGGCATCCGCTGATGCGCTCGGCGATCCACCAGAGCATGAGCCTGCCGGAGCGTTACGCGGCCCACGCCGCGCTGGCCGACGTCATCGCCGACCAGGAGGACCGCCGCATCTGGCACCGCGCGGCGGCCACCGCGTTGCCCGATGAATCAATCGCCGCCCAGCTCCATGCCGCCGCGGTCGGTGCTGAGCAGCGAGGCGGAATCGGAGCGGCGGTGATGGCGCTCGACCATGCCGCGCGCCTCAGTCAGGACCCTGTGTTGCGCGTGGACCGCCTGCTGCGAGCAGCCGAACTCGCGGTCGAGCTGGGCCGCCGCGAGGTCGTGACGAAGCTGCTCGACGAAGCCTCGCGCCTGGATCTGACGACCCAGCAGCGGGCCCGGGTGGTGTGGCTGCGCGGGGGATTCGACGAAGGTCTGCGCGGTCGGACCGCCGACACGGGGGTGTTGGCCGAACTCGCCGAGGCGGTCGCCCTCGACGGTGACCGGGACCTGGCCATCCGCATTCTGTGGAGCGCGGCTCAGCGCTGCTTCTGGACCGAGCCGGGGACCGACGCCCGGCAGCGGGTCGTCGACGTCGCCGAGAACCTGATGCGGGACGAGCAGCTGGACGAGCACGACTCGTGGCTGCTGGCGATCCTCGCCTACGCAGCTCCCATCGATCGCGGCGCGGTGGTCATCGAGCGGCTGAACCGGATCGTGGCGACCTCGGGCCACGACGCCCGGATGGACCGGATGCTGGGGACCGGCGCGCTCATGGTGGGCTCGTTCGACCTGGCCCAGAGGCTGTCGGCCGCCGCCGCGGCGGGTCTGCGGACACAGGGCCGTCTGGGACTGCTCGCCCGCGCGCTCGGGGCTGAGGCCTCCAGCGCCGTGCAGCTCGGCGACCTGAGCGTGGCCATCCCCGCCGCTGAGGAATCTGGCCGATTGGCGCGCGAGACGACCCAGCCGTACCTGCACGGTCTGGTACGAGCCATCGAGGCGGCGATCGCGGCACTGCGCGGGGAACAGGCTCGGGTCCAGACGCTGACGGCCGAAGCCGAACAGGCCGGGCTCCCGGTCGGGGCGCGGCCGGTCCTGGCCCGGACACAGATGGCGCGCGGGCTGGCGGCGCTGGGCGCGGGGCGGTTCGACGAGGCGTATACGCAGCTGCGTCGCCTGCACGATCCGGCCGACCCCTGCTACCAGGTGGCGCTGCGCTGCTTCGCTATCGCGGATCTGGTCGACGCGGCTGCGCACTGCGGTCAGGGCGCGGCTGTCGCGCAGATCATGCGGGAGATGGAGGCCGCCGCGCTGAAGACCCCCTCTCCGGTTCTGCACGCCGGTCTTCGCTTCGCCCGAGCGCTCCTGGCCGATGATTCCGAGGCCGAACAGCTGTATACGGCCGCGTTGAGCGCCGATCTGGCGGGCTGGCCGTTCATCCGGGCGCGCACGCAGTTGGCGTACGGCGCGTGGCTGCGCCGCCAGCGAAGGGCTGCTGATTCCCGCCCTCATTTGCGCGCCGCCCGGGAGACGTTCGACGCGCTGGGCGTCATCCCATGGAGCGATCGCGCGCGTCGGGAGCTCAGAGCCTCCGGCGAGACGAGCCGCAGCCGCAGTCTCGACGCCCGCGATCAGCTCACGCCGCAAGAGCTCCAGATCGCGCAGATGGCCGCCGGCGGTCTGACGAACCGCGAGATCGGCCAGAAGCTCTACCTCTCCCACCGGACGGTCAGCTCGCACCTGCACCGGATCTTCCCCAAACTGGGCGTCGCGTCGCGCTCCGAACTCGCCTCGATGCTCCACCTGGTCCCTGACCTGGGCGAAAGCGGTGCGGGCGAGAGCGGAAGCACCGTCACATGA
- a CDS encoding helix-turn-helix transcriptional regulator: MPEPSALLGRDEECQAIDDLVARVREGLSGALVISGEAGIGKTRLLTYAAEAAGDLQTARVTGVKTESQLGYAALHRLLLPFLDRLDRLPDPQREALGAAFGMVAAPPADRFRTGLATLTLLADVVGDGPLMCLVDDAQWLDRESLEALAFVGRRLHADGIGLVMCVRDGEPGALPIDGLPAIRLTGLSDADAGRLLAALPVASLGPASPTLSRIVAEAGGNPLALSEFTADLAGGTVPAAAPVPLLSAPRSLGPRLEAHFQRQVDSLPEETKSLLLLLSVAPADDPVVVWRAAGELGLSAQALDAAVAGGILTVDPHPVFRHPLIRSAVHSAAAPAELRRVHQVLAEAIDPLTGPERRAWHLAAAVVGLDEEVAAELERVAERAQGRGGYAAQAAFLLAAAELSPDPQARAERYSAAAQAHLYIGESAAAQPMLDHAESYPGTSTSRATIRRLRAMVEWLEGRIAMAPAILMAAAQDVIAHDEPLARDMVFEALSAAMMTREHTVGMTLDELARQALAMPWDPSRPQTVSDVVIDAYCTRIADGYAAAVPKLRAAVEALCTGDLGDIGMPIALLGFVGAEDLWDEEGYRAVLGRFIEVSRERGAVHSLAVALNSLAVAELWSGRFGKAESCYDESDDIYASIVNMPIGASHRVELRAWQGAETQLRVGADSAIQVWGEQLGYAVLTCHAHYSLAVFELSAGRFREALAWARLEYDNDVPGQGNRLLPEVIEAASRVGDRELASAALSRLAERASLSGTAWALGVLARCRALMSADDKAESLYEAALRHLSSTTVATDLARTYLLYGEWLRRRDRLADARTQLRKAHDMFTDMGAVGFAERARTELQSAGEHTRKHTAPAAHPLTPQEKQVASLAATGSTNTEIATRLFITTSTVEYHLNKVFRKLDITSRRQLADIFGDAAQAA; this comes from the coding sequence GTGCCTGAACCGTCGGCGCTCCTGGGCCGGGACGAGGAGTGTCAGGCCATTGATGATCTCGTCGCGCGCGTCCGCGAAGGACTGAGCGGGGCGCTGGTGATCTCCGGCGAGGCCGGCATCGGCAAGACCCGGCTGCTGACCTACGCCGCCGAGGCTGCCGGCGATCTTCAGACGGCGCGCGTCACCGGGGTCAAGACCGAGTCCCAACTCGGATACGCCGCGCTGCACCGGCTGCTGCTTCCCTTCCTGGACCGGCTCGATCGGCTCCCCGATCCGCAGCGTGAGGCACTCGGCGCGGCGTTCGGGATGGTCGCGGCGCCGCCGGCCGATCGTTTCCGGACGGGTCTGGCGACGCTCACGCTGCTGGCCGACGTCGTCGGGGACGGGCCGCTGATGTGCCTCGTCGACGACGCGCAGTGGCTGGACCGGGAATCGTTGGAGGCATTGGCTTTCGTCGGTCGTCGCTTGCATGCTGATGGCATCGGGCTGGTGATGTGCGTGCGTGACGGAGAGCCCGGCGCCTTGCCGATCGACGGATTGCCCGCGATCCGGCTCACCGGTTTGTCCGACGCCGACGCCGGTCGACTGCTTGCCGCGCTGCCTGTCGCGTCGCTCGGGCCCGCTTCGCCGACGCTCTCCCGGATCGTCGCCGAGGCTGGAGGGAACCCGCTCGCGCTGAGCGAGTTCACCGCAGACCTGGCTGGCGGGACTGTGCCGGCGGCTGCGCCTGTGCCTTTGCTGTCGGCTCCGCGGTCGCTCGGTCCGCGGCTCGAAGCGCACTTCCAGCGGCAGGTGGATTCCCTGCCGGAGGAGACGAAGTCGTTGCTGTTGCTGCTGTCTGTCGCGCCTGCCGACGACCCGGTCGTCGTGTGGCGTGCGGCGGGAGAGCTCGGGTTGTCGGCGCAGGCGCTGGACGCGGCGGTCGCCGGCGGGATCCTCACCGTGGACCCGCATCCGGTCTTCCGTCATCCGCTGATCCGCTCGGCGGTGCACTCTGCAGCCGCACCGGCGGAACTGCGGCGCGTCCATCAGGTGCTCGCCGAGGCGATCGACCCCCTGACGGGACCTGAGCGGCGGGCTTGGCATCTGGCTGCGGCGGTGGTCGGGCTCGATGAAGAGGTCGCCGCGGAGTTGGAACGGGTCGCCGAGCGCGCGCAGGGACGTGGCGGCTACGCCGCGCAGGCGGCGTTCCTGTTGGCGGCAGCCGAGTTGAGCCCCGATCCGCAGGCTCGTGCCGAGCGGTACTCCGCTGCGGCTCAGGCGCATCTGTACATCGGCGAATCGGCTGCGGCTCAGCCGATGCTGGATCACGCCGAGTCCTATCCGGGCACATCGACGTCACGCGCGACGATTCGACGACTGCGCGCGATGGTCGAATGGCTTGAGGGACGGATCGCCATGGCGCCGGCGATCCTGATGGCTGCCGCGCAGGACGTGATCGCGCACGACGAGCCGCTGGCGCGCGACATGGTTTTCGAGGCGCTCTCCGCCGCGATGATGACGCGGGAGCACACCGTCGGCATGACGCTGGACGAGCTGGCTCGCCAGGCGCTCGCCATGCCGTGGGACCCGTCGCGGCCGCAGACCGTGTCCGATGTGGTGATCGACGCCTACTGCACGCGCATCGCCGACGGCTACGCGGCGGCGGTGCCGAAGCTGCGGGCCGCGGTTGAGGCGTTGTGCACCGGCGATCTGGGGGACATCGGCATGCCGATCGCGCTGCTCGGCTTCGTCGGCGCCGAAGACCTCTGGGACGAGGAGGGCTATCGAGCGGTGCTCGGACGCTTCATCGAGGTCAGCCGCGAGCGCGGCGCCGTCCACTCCCTCGCCGTGGCGTTGAACAGCCTCGCCGTCGCCGAGCTGTGGTCGGGGCGGTTCGGCAAGGCAGAGTCCTGCTACGACGAATCGGACGACATCTACGCCTCGATCGTCAACATGCCGATCGGCGCGTCACACCGCGTGGAGCTGCGGGCGTGGCAGGGTGCTGAGACGCAGCTGCGGGTCGGCGCGGACAGCGCGATCCAGGTGTGGGGCGAGCAGCTGGGCTACGCAGTGCTGACCTGCCACGCGCACTACTCGCTGGCCGTCTTCGAACTGAGCGCCGGGCGGTTTCGGGAGGCGCTGGCCTGGGCCCGCCTCGAATATGACAACGACGTGCCCGGGCAGGGCAATCGGCTGCTCCCGGAGGTGATCGAGGCTGCGTCCCGAGTCGGCGACCGGGAGCTGGCTTCGGCGGCACTGTCGCGGCTGGCGGAGCGTGCGTCGCTCAGCGGGACGGCGTGGGCGCTCGGCGTGCTGGCGCGTTGCAGGGCCCTGATGTCCGCAGACGACAAGGCGGAGAGCCTCTACGAGGCCGCACTGCGGCATCTGAGCAGCACCACCGTGGCCACCGACCTCGCCCGCACGTACCTGCTCTACGGCGAGTGGCTCCGGCGTCGCGACCGTCTCGCCGACGCGCGGACTCAGTTGCGCAAGGCGCACGACATGTTCACCGACATGGGAGCGGTCGGTTTCGCCGAACGCGCCCGCACCGAACTCCAGTCCGCCGGAGAACACACCCGCAAGCACACCGCCCCGGCCGCCCACCCTCTGACGCCCCAGGAGAAGCAGGTCGCGAGCCTGGCCGCCACCGGCTCCACCAACACCGAGATCGCCACCCGCCTGTTCATCACCACATCGACCGTCGAGTACCACCTGAACAAGGTGTTCCGAAAGCTCGACATCACCTCTCGCCGCCAGCTGGCCGACATCTTCGGCGACGCCGCGCAAGCAGCCTGA
- a CDS encoding VOC family protein produces MITGLKINTIWVLDQDSALEFYTKKLGFEVRSDTQMGPDSRWVTVGAADQPDLELALMLPGPPAVDPESAEQLKVLVAKGILGAGVMATDDCQATYEELSARGVEFVQPPKKRPYGVEALFRDDSGNWFSLTERSETLDESIGWD; encoded by the coding sequence ATGATCACCGGACTGAAGATCAACACCATCTGGGTCCTCGACCAGGACTCAGCACTGGAGTTCTACACCAAGAAGCTGGGCTTCGAGGTCCGCAGCGACACCCAGATGGGCCCGGACTCCCGCTGGGTGACCGTCGGCGCCGCGGACCAGCCCGACCTCGAACTCGCCCTGATGCTCCCCGGCCCGCCGGCCGTCGACCCCGAGTCCGCCGAACAGCTCAAAGTCCTGGTCGCCAAGGGCATCCTCGGCGCCGGCGTCATGGCCACCGACGACTGCCAGGCCACCTACGAGGAACTGAGCGCCCGCGGCGTGGAGTTCGTCCAACCCCCCAAGAAGCGCCCCTACGGCGTCGAGGCCCTCTTCCGCGACGACTCCGGCAACTGGTTCAGCCTGACGGAGCGCAGCGAGACGCTCGACGAGAGCATCGGCTGGGACTGA
- a CDS encoding helix-turn-helix transcriptional regulator — protein MISMIGQSTAAENLARLRLLRRAKDLMDRDWSEPIDLDDVAASAGYSRYHFIRLFKQVYGETPGQYLSRRRVERSQDLLRSANLTVTEICVAVGFESLGSFCTRFKQLTGQTPTEFRQAALRDGSAPVPGCFVLLWAGGFRAPDATFEKAEHGTAS, from the coding sequence ATGATCAGCATGATCGGCCAGTCCACCGCCGCCGAAAACCTCGCGCGCCTGCGCTTGCTGCGGCGTGCGAAGGACCTCATGGACCGGGACTGGTCCGAGCCGATCGATCTCGACGACGTCGCCGCCTCCGCCGGCTACTCGCGCTACCACTTCATCCGGCTGTTCAAGCAGGTCTACGGCGAGACGCCGGGGCAGTACCTGTCCCGGCGCCGGGTCGAGCGTTCGCAGGACCTGCTGCGCAGCGCCAACCTGACGGTCACGGAGATCTGTGTGGCGGTCGGCTTCGAGAGCCTGGGCAGCTTCTGCACCCGGTTCAAGCAGCTCACCGGGCAGACGCCGACCGAGTTCCGGCAGGCGGCGCTGCGGGACGGCTCCGCGCCGGTCCCCGGCTGCTTCGTCCTGCTGTGGGCCGGCGGCTTCCGGGCTCCCGACGCAACTTTCGAGAAGGCGGAGCACGGCACGGCGTCCTAG